From Diaminobutyricibacter sp. McL0608, one genomic window encodes:
- a CDS encoding aminotransferase class IV, giving the protein MSEISALFDWHDGSLRLLEDCELFATRLEVADSFLVRDGRALAVDVHRSRFIESAMARGHHDEHELDTFYRAALQLIPREADWFPRLEVSSHDGSFRLLFRLRSAPELRQSVVVATHSGTDPRTEPTVKGPDLEAMLRLRQEAQRSGAREGVILDTGLVSEGSTTSLMWWRGDRLMVPPAYLPRIPSVTARAILTIAAAIGTQVAEEEATPDELAGCEVWAVNALHGIRVVSAWVDGPDLDASGHHADRWRSRLTALARPLD; this is encoded by the coding sequence ATGAGCGAGATCTCCGCGCTCTTCGACTGGCACGACGGTTCCCTCCGCCTCCTCGAGGACTGCGAGCTCTTCGCCACGCGCCTTGAGGTCGCCGACTCGTTCCTCGTGAGGGATGGGCGCGCACTCGCGGTCGACGTCCATCGAAGCCGGTTCATCGAGTCGGCCATGGCGCGCGGACATCACGACGAGCATGAGCTCGACACGTTCTACCGGGCGGCGCTGCAATTGATCCCCCGCGAAGCAGACTGGTTCCCGCGGCTCGAGGTGTCGTCGCATGACGGCTCCTTCCGTCTGCTTTTCCGCCTCCGCTCGGCGCCGGAGCTCCGGCAGTCCGTCGTCGTCGCGACGCACAGCGGGACGGATCCGCGCACCGAGCCGACCGTCAAGGGGCCCGATCTCGAGGCGATGCTCCGGCTTCGCCAGGAGGCGCAGCGGTCCGGCGCACGCGAAGGGGTGATCCTGGACACCGGCCTCGTGTCGGAGGGCTCGACCACCAGCCTGATGTGGTGGCGCGGCGACCGGCTCATGGTTCCGCCTGCGTACCTGCCGCGCATCCCGAGCGTCACCGCGCGCGCGATCCTGACCATCGCGGCCGCCATAGGCACCCAGGTGGCCGAGGAGGAGGCGACGCCGGACGAGCTCGCGGGATGCGAGGTCTGGGCCGTCAACGCGCTTCACGGCATCCGCGTCGTGAGCGCCTGGGTCGACGGACCCGACCTCGACGCCTCCGGTCACCACGCGGACCGCTGGCGCTCCAGACTCACCGCGCTGGCACGTCCTCTGGACTGA